A window of Palaemon carinicauda isolate YSFRI2023 chromosome 27, ASM3689809v2, whole genome shotgun sequence contains these coding sequences:
- the LOC137620852 gene encoding uncharacterized protein has product MLTLNQVRRRCSGTVLMIFGVVFTIFILLIPGAWIRETFDQLGTRVSPGHERGEISEFVKTGIQEEGDSEDISTADEKRGKLQGSREEQLGTCDVPPLVYGHGILRVQEKVRYFGLRDGRKGVCLDPAFKIRPGQCRVLSFGICKEWSFDDAMGDFGCKVYSFDPTNGMADHQRSPNIRFYSLGIGREKTKLKLTGKKKGLFKVDRYENILHMLGMTNATIDYLKMDIEKSELGFFRDVFTKSPHLLKNVRQIGMELHHTISKLAKHRMFWKYFHMLKCHGFKLLEARRYFGRTEAVWVRP; this is encoded by the exons ATGCTGACCTTAAATCAAGTGAGACGAAGATGCAGTGGCACTGTCCTCATGATCTTTGGCGTCGTTTTTACAATCTTTATTTT ACTTATTCCTGGAGCTTGGATTCGTGAAACCTTCGATCAGCTGGGAACCAGGG TGTCTCCAGGACATGAAAGGGGAGAAATCAGTGAGTTTGTTAAAACTGGGATACAAGAAGAAGGAGATAGCGAGGACATTTCTACTGCGGATGAAAAGAGAGGAAAACTGCAAGGCTCCAGAGAAG AGCAATTAGGGACATGCGATGTGCCACCCCTCGTTTATGGTCATGGTATACTTAGAGTGCAAGAAAAAGTG AGATACTTCGGGCTGAGGGATGGCAGGAAGGGCGTGTGTCTGGACCCGGCCTTCAAAATAAGACCCGGTCAATGTCGCGTCCTGTCTTTCGGCATTTGCAAGGAGTGGTCCTTCGACGATGCCATGGGGGACTTCGGGTGCAAG GTGTACTCATTTGACCCGACCAATGGCATGGCAGATCACCAGAGGTCACCAAACATCAGGTTCTACAGTTTGGGTATCGGTCGGGAGAAGACAAAGCTGAAGCTGACGGGAAAGAAGAAAGGGCTCTTCAAA gtCGACCGCTATGAGAACATCCTGCATATGCTGGGGATGACGAACGCCACCATCGATTACCTGAAGATGGACATCGAGAAGTCCGAGTTGGGTTTCTTCCGAGATGTCTTCACCAAGTCACCCCATCTGCTGAAGAACGTCCGCCAGATTGGCATGGAACTGCACCACACCATTA GTAAACTAGCTAAACACAGGATGTTCTGGAAGTATTTTCACATGCTCAAATGCCACGGATTTAAACTGTTGGAAGCGAGAAGGTACTTTGGACGAACTGAAGCTGTTTGGGTACGGCCGTAG